In Halobacillus amylolyticus, the following proteins share a genomic window:
- a CDS encoding rhodanese-like domain-containing protein: protein MFGSVETVSADDVLTRKQQAEKVHLIDVRTKDEVDSGKIPGALHIPLHELPERMSEIEKGKEYILICRSGNRSGKAAKLLKQNGFKVLNMSGGMMKWKGERE, encoded by the coding sequence ATGTTTGGTTCTGTTGAGACGGTTTCTGCAGATGATGTGTTGACACGTAAGCAGCAAGCCGAAAAGGTACATTTGATCGATGTCCGGACAAAAGACGAGGTAGATAGCGGGAAAATACCAGGTGCACTGCACATTCCTTTGCATGAGCTACCAGAGCGAATGAGTGAAATCGAAAAAGGAAAAGAATATATCCTTATTTGCCGTTCGGGTAACAGGAGTGGAAAAGCAGCAAAGCTGTTAAAACAAAATGGTTTTAAGGTACTGAATATGAGTGGCGGTATGATGAAATGGAAAGGTGAACGTGAGTAA